Proteins encoded together in one Micromonospora kangleipakensis window:
- a CDS encoding serine/threonine-protein kinase — protein sequence MLRRLLNDRYLSEELLGTGGMGEVWRGRDLRLDRPVAIKVLTAAGLDEPMAAERFDREARAAARLTHPHIVAVYDFGTEEHDSYLVMELVEGRTVAALIADGPLPVEQAVSIAMQACDGIGAAHLAGVVHRDVKPGNLIVTPSGTVKICDFGIARLPQALGQNTLTGPATKLGTSSYMSPEQALGRPVDPRTDLYSLGCTLYAMLAGIPPFFGDPLSVLHQHVNEPPPPLRTRRPDVPDDLDALVSELLAKDPADRPTNAAAVRVRLAALLSSDAVTAAAAPVAVVAAGAPVAVVAAGAPRLAGADQSPDGPEVAARGPAAPGRDVAGAPAPAERGPGNGRVPTRRWRRLLLVAAAVLGVALLALATVAQLTPDTDTSVAEPTVSPTSAPATTTAAQPSRPAVPVTAAPTGPSLASATRTPASRTPSPRATSRTPSPTPPADPLVAMRLSIQEQVVAGQLSPDAAKDLHAKVDAIAKEITEGDTNSAEEQIKKLRDKLSELLRGGKLTADGYDALSADVDRIAAELP from the coding sequence GTGCTGAGACGTCTGCTGAACGACCGCTACCTGTCCGAGGAGCTGCTGGGCACCGGCGGCATGGGCGAGGTGTGGCGGGGGCGGGACCTGCGGCTGGACCGGCCGGTGGCGATCAAGGTGCTCACCGCGGCCGGCCTCGACGAGCCGATGGCCGCCGAACGCTTCGACCGCGAGGCCCGTGCGGCGGCCCGGCTGACCCACCCCCACATCGTCGCCGTCTACGACTTCGGCACCGAGGAGCACGACTCCTACCTGGTGATGGAGCTGGTGGAGGGGCGAACCGTCGCGGCGCTGATCGCCGACGGCCCGCTCCCCGTCGAGCAGGCGGTGTCGATCGCGATGCAGGCCTGCGACGGAATCGGAGCCGCGCATTTGGCCGGGGTGGTGCACCGGGACGTCAAGCCCGGCAACCTGATCGTCACTCCGTCCGGCACGGTGAAGATCTGCGACTTCGGCATCGCCCGGCTCCCGCAGGCGCTCGGGCAGAACACCCTCACCGGTCCGGCGACGAAGCTGGGGACCAGCAGTTACATGTCGCCGGAGCAGGCGCTCGGCCGGCCGGTCGACCCCCGTACCGACCTCTACAGCCTGGGCTGCACGCTCTACGCGATGCTCGCCGGCATCCCGCCGTTCTTCGGGGACCCACTCAGCGTCCTGCACCAGCACGTCAACGAGCCGCCCCCGCCGCTGCGCACGCGCCGACCCGACGTACCGGACGACCTGGACGCCCTGGTGTCCGAGCTGCTCGCCAAGGACCCGGCCGACCGGCCGACCAACGCCGCTGCGGTCCGGGTCCGGCTCGCGGCGCTGCTCTCGTCCGATGCCGTGACGGCGGCCGCCGCGCCGGTCGCGGTGGTGGCGGCCGGCGCGCCGGTCGCGGTGGTGGCGGCCGGCGCGCCCCGTCTCGCCGGCGCCGACCAGAGTCCCGACGGTCCCGAGGTGGCAGCTCGAGGCCCGGCCGCGCCGGGCCGGGACGTCGCCGGGGCACCCGCTCCGGCTGAACGCGGCCCCGGCAACGGGCGGGTTCCGACCCGGCGCTGGCGTCGCCTCCTGCTGGTGGCGGCCGCCGTGCTGGGTGTCGCGCTGCTCGCGCTGGCCACCGTCGCGCAGCTGACCCCGGACACCGATACGTCCGTCGCCGAACCCACCGTGTCCCCCACCTCCGCCCCCGCCACGACCACCGCCGCCCAGCCGAGCAGGCCGGCCGTGCCGGTCACCGCCGCGCCGACCGGGCCGTCGCTCGCCTCCGCGACCCGCACCCCGGCCAGCCGGACGCCCAGCCCGCGGGCCACCTCGCGCACGCCGAGCCCGACCCCGCCCGCGGACCCCCTCGTCGCCATGCGCCTGTCGATCCAGGAGCAGGTGGTGGCCGGCCAGTTGAGCCCGGACGCGGCCAAGGACCTGCACGCCAAGGTGGACGCGATCGCCAAGGAGATCACCGAGGGCGACACGAACTCGGCGGAGGAGCAGATCAAGAAGCTGCGCGACAAGCTGTCCGAGCTGCTGCGGGGCGGCAAGCTGACCGCCGACGGGTACGACGCCCTCAGCGCGGACGTCGACCGGATCGCCGCCGAGCTGCCGTAG
- a CDS encoding CBS domain-containing protein, giving the protein MPTARDIMTSDVSCVREQDDLNTAARRMAQLGVGSLPICGDDNRLKGMLTDRDIVVKVLAEGRDPGSVTAGELAQGEAVTIGADDDAAEILQTMGKHKVRRLPVIDGHELVGIVAVADVARSLPERPVGDLIEAISERS; this is encoded by the coding sequence ATGCCGACCGCACGCGACATCATGACCAGCGACGTGAGCTGTGTCCGGGAACAGGACGATCTCAACACCGCAGCCCGGCGGATGGCCCAGTTGGGCGTCGGCTCGCTGCCGATCTGCGGCGACGACAACCGGCTCAAGGGCATGCTGACCGACCGGGACATCGTGGTGAAGGTGCTCGCCGAGGGCCGCGACCCGGGCAGCGTGACCGCCGGAGAGCTGGCCCAGGGTGAGGCGGTGACCATCGGCGCGGACGACGACGCGGCCGAGATCCTGCAGACCATGGGCAAGCACAAGGTACGCCGGCTGCCGGTGATCGACGGGCACGAGCTCGTCGGCATCGTGGCCGTCGCCGACGTGGCCCGCTCGCTGCCGGAGCGCCCGGTGGGCGACCTCATCGAGGCCATCTCCGAGCGCTCCTGA
- a CDS encoding GNAT family N-acetyltransferase has protein sequence MSSPRLEKITTDNVLAACAIAVRPDQEGLVAPVARSLAEAYVQPDVAWPRLIVDGDRPVGFLMAFFNVPWREDDPTDVRSGLWRLNIAANQQGRGYGRFAVESLAEEVRRRGSTRLITTWVPGEHGPERFYRRLGFRLTGELSGEQVVGELDL, from the coding sequence GTGTCGTCGCCACGCCTCGAGAAGATCACCACGGACAACGTCCTGGCCGCCTGCGCGATCGCGGTCCGGCCGGACCAGGAGGGCCTGGTCGCGCCGGTTGCCCGGTCGCTCGCCGAGGCGTACGTCCAACCGGACGTCGCCTGGCCGCGGCTGATCGTCGACGGCGATCGCCCGGTGGGCTTCCTGATGGCCTTCTTCAACGTGCCGTGGCGCGAGGACGACCCGACCGACGTCCGCTCCGGGCTGTGGCGGCTGAACATCGCTGCCAACCAGCAGGGCAGGGGCTACGGCCGCTTCGCCGTCGAGTCGCTGGCCGAGGAGGTCCGCCGCCGCGGCAGCACCCGGCTGATCACCACCTGGGTGCCCGGCGAGCACGGCCCGGAACGCTTCTACCGGCGGCTCGGCTTCCGGCTCACCGGCGAGCTGAGCGGCGAACAGGTGGTCGGCGAGCTGGACCTCTGA